One Streptomyces sp. NBC_01237 genomic region harbors:
- a CDS encoding MoaD/ThiS family protein — MATGTIRYWAAAKAAAGAAEEPYTAATLAEALDAVRERHPGELAHVLRRCSFLIDGDPVGTRGHETVRLAEGGTVEVLPPFAGG; from the coding sequence ATGGCGACGGGAACGATCCGTTACTGGGCTGCGGCCAAGGCCGCTGCGGGGGCCGCGGAGGAACCGTACACGGCGGCGACACTCGCCGAGGCGCTCGACGCGGTGCGCGAACGGCACCCCGGTGAGCTGGCCCACGTACTGCGAAGGTGTTCGTTCCTGATCGACGGTGATCCCGTCGGGACCCGTGGCCATGAGACCGTACGGCTTGCCGAGGGCGGCACGGTCGAGGTGCTCCCGCCGTTCGCAGGAGGGTGA
- a CDS encoding LmeA family phospholipid-binding protein, which yields MRALRILLIVLVVLGGAFVAVDRAAVYFAESEAEGRVRITGGSAGSTDVSIKGFPFLTQVAGSRFDQVDVKLTGIRASAGGRAIRISEMRAQLHDVTLGSGYSSATAARATGTAVVNYEDLTSAANDGVAVEYGGDGKVKVTGTVDILGRPVSRSVLSTVTLVDGRTIRVHADKVPGEGIPGLEDLVRGQTDFEREIGGLPDGLKLEKVEVTRDGLEISVTGSDVALTG from the coding sequence ATGCGTGCACTGCGAATACTGCTGATCGTCCTGGTGGTGCTGGGCGGTGCCTTCGTCGCCGTCGACCGTGCCGCCGTGTACTTCGCGGAGTCCGAGGCCGAGGGCCGGGTCCGGATCACCGGGGGCAGCGCCGGGTCGACGGACGTCTCGATCAAGGGCTTCCCGTTCCTGACGCAGGTCGCCGGTTCACGGTTCGACCAGGTGGACGTCAAGCTCACCGGGATCAGGGCCAGCGCCGGTGGCCGCGCGATCCGGATCAGTGAGATGCGGGCCCAGCTGCACGACGTGACCCTGGGGTCCGGCTACTCCAGTGCCACGGCCGCCCGTGCCACCGGTACGGCCGTCGTCAACTACGAGGACCTGACCTCGGCGGCCAACGACGGCGTCGCCGTCGAGTACGGCGGCGACGGCAAGGTGAAGGTCACCGGCACGGTCGACATCCTCGGCCGCCCCGTCTCGCGCAGCGTCCTCTCCACCGTCACCCTCGTCGACGGCAGGACCATCCGGGTGCACGCGGACAAGGTCCCGGGCGAGGGCATTCCCGGCCTGGAGGATCTGGTCCGCGGGCAGACCGACTTCGAGCGGGAGATCGGCGGGCTGCCGGACGGTCTGAAGCTGGAGAAGGTCGAGGTGACCCGGGACGGCCTGGAGATCTCGGTCACGGGCTCGGACGTCGCGCTCACGGGGTGA
- a CDS encoding putative leader peptide yields the protein MKRQADLTKRRAVDLCRVAAMLCRTF from the coding sequence ATGAAGCGACAGGCGGATCTCACGAAGCGGCGGGCAGTGGACCTCTGCCGCGTCGCCGCCATGCTCTGTCGCACCTTCTGA
- a CDS encoding sulfurtransferase, whose amino-acid sequence MSRSDVLVDADWVEAHIDDPKVAIVEVDEDTSAYEKNHIKNAIRIDWTKDLQDPVRRDFIDQAGFEKLLSEKGIANDTLVVLYGGNNNWFASYAYWYFKLYGHEGVKLLDGGRKKWELDSRDLVDAVPSRPATSYKAKPQDESIRAYRDDVVKAIGSLNLVDVRSPDEFSGKLLAPAHLPQEQSQRPGHVPSARNIPWSKNANDDGTFKSDDELKALYEAEQVDLAKDTIAYCRIGERSALTWFVLHELLGQANVKNYDGSWTEYGSLVGVPIELGAAK is encoded by the coding sequence ATGAGCCGCAGTGACGTCCTGGTAGACGCCGACTGGGTCGAGGCCCACATCGACGACCCGAAGGTCGCCATCGTCGAGGTCGACGAGGACACCTCCGCGTACGAGAAGAACCACATCAAGAACGCGATCCGGATCGACTGGACCAAGGACCTCCAGGACCCGGTCCGCCGTGACTTCATCGACCAGGCCGGCTTCGAGAAGCTCCTGTCCGAGAAGGGCATCGCGAACGACACGCTCGTCGTCCTGTACGGCGGCAACAACAACTGGTTCGCCTCGTACGCGTACTGGTACTTCAAGCTGTACGGCCACGAGGGCGTCAAGCTCCTCGACGGCGGCCGCAAGAAGTGGGAGCTCGACTCCCGCGACCTGGTCGACGCCGTTCCGTCCCGCCCGGCCACCTCGTACAAGGCCAAGCCCCAGGACGAGTCGATCCGCGCCTACCGCGACGACGTCGTGAAGGCCATCGGCAGCCTGAACCTGGTCGACGTGCGGTCGCCCGACGAGTTCAGCGGCAAGCTGCTCGCGCCGGCGCACCTCCCGCAGGAGCAGTCGCAGCGCCCCGGCCACGTGCCCAGCGCCCGCAACATCCCGTGGTCGAAGAACGCCAACGACGACGGCACCTTCAAGTCGGACGACGAGCTCAAGGCCCTCTACGAGGCCGAGCAGGTCGACCTGGCGAAGGACACCATCGCCTACTGCCGCATCGGTGAGCGCTCCGCGCTCACCTGGTTCGTGCTGCACGAGCTGCTCGGCCAGGCGAACGTCAAGAACTACGACGGTTCGTGGACCGAGTACGGCTCCCTCGTGGGCGTGCCGATCGAGCTCGGCGCCGCCAAGTAG
- a CDS encoding DUF1416 domain-containing protein — protein sequence MCGAQAGGPDASTIKPGETTIQGSVTRDGEPVTGYVRLLDSTGEFTAEVPTSATGQFRFYAAEGTWTLRALVPGGSADRTVVAQTGGLSEVAIAV from the coding sequence ATGTGTGGAGCACAGGCCGGCGGCCCCGACGCTTCGACGATCAAGCCCGGCGAGACCACCATCCAGGGCAGCGTGACCCGTGACGGCGAGCCCGTCACCGGCTATGTGCGCCTGCTGGACTCGACCGGCGAGTTCACCGCCGAGGTCCCGACCTCGGCGACCGGGCAGTTCCGCTTCTACGCGGCCGAGGGCACCTGGACGCTCCGCGCCCTGGTTCCGGGCGGCAGCGCCGACCGTACGGTCGTGGCGCAGACCGGTGGCCTCTCCGAGGTCGCGATCGCCGTCTAG
- a CDS encoding DUF3099 domain-containing protein, with amino-acid sequence MTGRRAAPQGVGRHLSRGAALRAVRLGRTPDRAYAGDMYARRRRGYFLMMGGCIVLFVSAWAVVRLWSMPVAIGMCVVAMVIPPIAAIVANRRGPEDRWWDDPSGDSKSDEWWDELDGKKRRR; translated from the coding sequence ATGACCGGCCGAAGGGCCGCACCCCAGGGGGTTGGACGCCACCTGAGCAGGGGTGCGGCCCTTCGTGCCGTTCGCCTGGGCCGCACGCCGGATCGGGCCTACGCTGGAGACATGTACGCCCGGCGCCGTCGCGGCTATTTCCTGATGATGGGCGGATGCATCGTCCTCTTCGTCTCCGCCTGGGCCGTCGTACGCCTCTGGTCGATGCCGGTGGCCATCGGGATGTGCGTGGTCGCCATGGTCATCCCGCCGATCGCGGCGATAGTCGCCAACCGGCGCGGCCCGGAGGACCGTTGGTGGGACGACCCGTCCGGCGATTCGAAGTCCGACGAGTGGTGGGACGAACTCGACGGCAAGAAGCGCCGCCGGTAG
- a CDS encoding DsrE family protein, translating to MPKKLVIKVTAGADSAERCSQAFTVAAVAVASGVEVSLWLTGESSWFALPGRAAEFELPHAAPLPDLIESILAGGRVTLCTQCAARRDIGEKDVLEGVRIAGAQVFVQEAMADGTQALVY from the coding sequence ATGCCAAAGAAGCTTGTGATCAAGGTGACTGCCGGGGCCGATTCCGCCGAGCGCTGCTCCCAGGCCTTCACCGTGGCGGCCGTGGCCGTCGCCAGCGGTGTGGAGGTCTCGCTCTGGCTGACCGGAGAGTCCTCCTGGTTCGCCCTGCCGGGGCGCGCCGCCGAGTTCGAGCTGCCGCACGCCGCGCCGCTGCCCGACCTGATCGAGTCGATCCTGGCGGGCGGTCGCGTCACGCTCTGCACGCAGTGCGCGGCCCGGCGCGACATCGGTGAGAAGGACGTACTGGAGGGCGTACGGATCGCCGGCGCCCAGGTCTTCGTGCAGGAAGCCATGGCGGACGGCACCCAGGCCCTCGTCTACTGA
- a CDS encoding FABP family protein — protein MISIPSDLHPDLVPLAFLLGNWAGAGVSDFPGAEKCNFGQEVTFSHDGRDFLEYVSHTWVLDEEGNQVRPLESESGYWRIDKDRKVEVVMVRDQGIVEIWYGELADQKPQIDLVTDAVARTAASGPYSGGKRLYGYVKSDLMWVGEKSTPEVELRPYMSAHLKKVVTPEEVAEMARNLEDMPDDGIAFFK, from the coding sequence ATGATCTCGATTCCGTCCGACCTCCACCCGGACCTCGTCCCGCTGGCCTTCCTCCTGGGCAACTGGGCGGGCGCGGGTGTGTCCGACTTCCCCGGTGCCGAGAAGTGCAACTTCGGCCAGGAAGTCACCTTCAGCCACGACGGCCGGGACTTCCTGGAGTACGTGTCGCACACCTGGGTGCTGGACGAGGAGGGCAATCAGGTCCGGCCGCTGGAGTCCGAGTCCGGCTACTGGCGCATCGACAAGGACCGCAAGGTCGAGGTCGTCATGGTCCGTGACCAGGGCATCGTCGAGATCTGGTACGGCGAGCTGGCGGACCAGAAGCCGCAGATCGACCTGGTCACCGACGCGGTGGCCCGTACGGCGGCCTCCGGCCCGTACAGCGGCGGAAAGCGCCTCTACGGGTATGTGAAGAGCGACCTGATGTGGGTCGGCGAGAAGTCCACCCCCGAGGTCGAGCTGCGCCCCTACATGTCGGCGCACCTGAAGAAGGTCGTCACTCCGGAAGAGGTCGCCGAGATGGCGCGGAACCTCGAGGACATGCCCGACGACGGCATCGCGTTCTTCAAGTAG
- a CDS encoding Fur family transcriptional regulator, whose amino-acid sequence MVSTDWKTDLRQRGYRLTPQRQLVLEAVDALEHATPDDILCEVRRTASGVNISTVYRTLELLEELGLVSHAHLGHGAPTYHLADRHHHIHLVCRDCADVIEADVDVVADFTAKLRDSFGFETDMKHFAIFGRCADCTAKAKSPAAE is encoded by the coding sequence GTGGTGAGCACCGACTGGAAGACCGATCTTCGGCAGCGTGGCTACCGGCTGACGCCTCAGCGTCAGCTCGTCCTGGAGGCCGTCGACGCACTGGAACACGCGACGCCCGACGACATCCTCTGCGAGGTGCGCCGGACCGCGTCCGGCGTGAACATCTCCACCGTGTACCGGACCCTGGAGCTCCTGGAGGAGCTCGGGCTGGTCAGCCACGCCCATCTCGGGCACGGCGCTCCGACGTACCACCTGGCCGACCGCCATCACCACATCCATCTGGTCTGCCGGGACTGCGCGGACGTCATCGAGGCCGATGTCGACGTGGTCGCCGACTTCACCGCCAAGCTCCGCGACAGCTTCGGCTTCGAGACCGACATGAAGCACTTCGCGATCTTCGGCCGCTGTGCCGACTGCACCGCGAAGGCGAAGTCCCCCGCGGCCGAATAG
- the ygfZ gene encoding CAF17-like 4Fe-4S cluster assembly/insertion protein YgfZ, producing MKSPLLSLPGAVPAEGRDEGVAAHYGDLFREQRALADGNGFVDLSHRGVVTVSGDDRLSWLHLLLTQHVSDLAPGQATEALILSSNGHIEHAMYLVDDGERVWMHVEPETQGELIAYLESMKFYYRVEVADRTEDIAVVHLPAGSIAEVPEGVAVRETPHGRDLFLPRADLETYAAGHGPAAGILAYEALRVEAHRPRIGFETDHRTIPHELGWIGTAVHLQKGCYRGQETVARVHNLGKPPRRLVFLHLDGSEVHLPGHGTPVRLAADGAEGRQLGFITTSARHHELGPIALALVKRNVAVDAELIAGDTAAAQETVVEP from the coding sequence ATGAAGAGCCCCCTGCTGTCCCTGCCCGGCGCAGTCCCCGCCGAGGGCCGCGACGAAGGTGTTGCCGCGCACTACGGCGACCTGTTCCGCGAGCAACGCGCCCTCGCCGACGGCAACGGTTTCGTCGACCTCTCCCACCGGGGCGTCGTCACCGTCAGCGGCGACGACCGGCTGAGCTGGCTCCATCTGCTGCTCACCCAGCACGTCAGCGACCTCGCCCCCGGTCAGGCCACCGAGGCGCTGATCCTGAGTTCGAACGGGCACATCGAGCACGCCATGTACCTCGTCGACGACGGCGAGCGGGTGTGGATGCATGTCGAACCGGAGACACAGGGCGAGCTCATCGCCTACCTGGAGTCGATGAAGTTCTACTACCGGGTCGAGGTCGCCGACCGTACCGAGGACATCGCCGTCGTCCATCTGCCGGCCGGTTCCATCGCCGAGGTGCCCGAAGGCGTCGCCGTACGGGAGACGCCGCACGGCCGGGACCTGTTCCTGCCCCGCGCGGACCTGGAGACGTACGCCGCCGGGCACGGTCCGGCGGCGGGCATCCTGGCGTACGAGGCGCTGCGCGTCGAGGCGCACCGCCCGCGCATCGGCTTCGAGACCGACCACCGCACCATTCCGCACGAGCTGGGCTGGATCGGTACCGCCGTCCACCTCCAGAAGGGCTGCTACCGGGGGCAGGAGACCGTCGCCCGCGTCCACAACCTGGGGAAGCCGCCGCGCCGGCTGGTCTTCCTGCACCTGGACGGCAGCGAGGTGCACCTGCCCGGACACGGCACGCCGGTACGGCTGGCGGCCGACGGGGCGGAGGGGCGGCAGCTCGGCTTCATCACCACCTCGGCCCGCCACCACGAGCTGGGCCCGATCGCCCTGGCACTGGTGAAGCGGAACGTGGCCGTGGACGCGGAACTGATCGCGGGGGACACGGCCGCCGCCCAGGAGACGGTCGTCGAGCCGTAG
- the dtd gene encoding D-aminoacyl-tRNA deacylase, with the protein MRAVIQRVDGASVTVAGTADDPSGTRTVGEIVGEGLCVLVGVTHGDTPEKAAQLARKLWSVRVLEGEKSCSDTNAPLLVISQFTLYGDARKGRRPTWNAAAPGEIAEPLVDEVVAQLRALGAHVETGRFGADMRVSLTNHGPFTVLIEV; encoded by the coding sequence ATGCGTGCAGTGATACAGAGAGTGGACGGCGCGAGCGTCACCGTGGCAGGCACCGCGGACGACCCGTCGGGGACCCGAACCGTCGGCGAGATCGTCGGCGAGGGACTGTGTGTGCTGGTGGGGGTCACCCATGGGGACACCCCGGAGAAGGCCGCGCAGCTCGCCCGCAAGCTCTGGTCGGTGCGTGTCCTGGAGGGCGAGAAGTCCTGTTCGGATACGAATGCCCCCCTCCTGGTGATTTCCCAGTTCACTCTCTACGGGGACGCCCGGAAGGGCCGCAGGCCCACGTGGAACGCAGCCGCGCCCGGCGAGATCGCCGAACCGCTGGTCGACGAGGTGGTGGCGCAGCTGCGGGCGCTCGGCGCACATGTGGAGACGGGCCGGTTCGGTGCGGACATGCGCGTCTCGCTCACGAATCACGGCCCGTTCACCGTACTGATCGAGGTGTAG
- a CDS encoding RsiG family protein, translated as MSTYGAGQSPGAVPVPRASTMRPPVQRSVPGQGPVPPPPAGPGAVPAGSVPEQGVSPVATAAAGEDGPPAGFAGLRLPELRALRRDAQRDEADLSYVRRLVQGRIDILRAELARRRDPETPVVDRLSEILADAPSRHRTSARHVTLTTPRSDEYRRLAAETLAEVELSDLDARTDEELHTAMGRLIRYEQQVSRRRHQLQRTADDCGAEIARRYRDGEAQVDDLLA; from the coding sequence ATGAGTACATATGGAGCCGGACAATCTCCCGGTGCCGTACCGGTGCCACGCGCCAGCACCATGCGGCCACCCGTGCAGCGGAGCGTACCGGGCCAGGGACCCGTGCCCCCGCCCCCGGCCGGTCCGGGGGCCGTGCCCGCCGGGTCCGTACCCGAACAGGGGGTGTCGCCGGTGGCGACGGCCGCGGCGGGGGAGGACGGCCCGCCCGCCGGGTTCGCCGGGCTGCGGCTGCCGGAACTGCGGGCGCTGCGCCGCGACGCGCAGCGCGACGAGGCCGACCTCAGCTACGTACGCCGGCTGGTGCAGGGCCGCATCGACATCCTGCGGGCCGAGCTGGCCCGCCGCAGGGACCCCGAGACGCCGGTGGTGGACCGGCTCTCCGAGATCCTGGCCGACGCCCCGTCCCGGCACCGCACCTCCGCCCGGCACGTCACGCTGACCACGCCGCGCAGCGACGAGTACCGCCGGCTGGCCGCGGAGACGCTCGCCGAGGTCGAGCTCTCCGACCTGGACGCCCGGACGGACGAGGAACTGCACACGGCGATGGGGCGGCTCATCCGCTATGAGCAGCAGGTTTCCCGGCGCCGTCACCAGCTCCAGCGCACCGCGGACGATTGCGGCGCGGAGATCGCCCGCAGGTACCGTGACGGGGAAGCACAAGTAGACGACCTGCTCGCCTGA
- a CDS encoding asparaginase — protein sequence MTSIGATSDIAPAIAPAPPVLAEVVRSGFTEGHHRGSLVVLAADGSVEWTLGDPAAPVFPRSSNKPMQAAAILRAGLELSGERLALAAASHSGERFHLDLARTMLAEHGLSTDDLRTPPDLPLDPVEAEAYLAAGHVRERITMNCSGKHAAMLAVCVRNGWDTATYLDPAHPLQRLVHQVVEEAAGEPVAAVGTDGCGAPLMAIGLVGLARAFRSFVLAEPGTAERRVADAMRAHPEYVAGTRRPDTWLMREVPGTLSKMGAEAVQAVALADGRALAFKIDDGSGRALGPVLARTLELLGVDAPVVSRIGRAPLLGGAAEVGEIRTTF from the coding sequence ATGACGTCGATCGGCGCCACCTCCGACATAGCCCCCGCCATAGCCCCCGCCCCGCCCGTACTGGCCGAGGTCGTACGGTCCGGGTTCACCGAGGGCCATCACCGGGGCTCGCTGGTCGTGCTGGCCGCCGACGGCAGCGTGGAGTGGACGCTCGGCGATCCGGCGGCGCCGGTCTTCCCGCGCTCGTCCAACAAGCCGATGCAGGCCGCCGCGATCCTGCGGGCCGGGCTCGAACTGTCCGGGGAGCGGCTGGCACTGGCCGCCGCGAGCCACTCGGGGGAGCGGTTCCACCTCGATCTCGCCCGGACGATGCTGGCCGAGCACGGGCTGAGCACCGATGACCTCCGGACCCCGCCCGATCTTCCGCTGGACCCGGTGGAGGCGGAGGCGTATCTCGCCGCCGGGCACGTCCGGGAGCGGATCACGATGAACTGCTCCGGCAAGCACGCGGCGATGCTGGCGGTCTGCGTACGCAACGGCTGGGACACCGCGACCTACCTCGATCCCGCGCACCCGCTCCAGCGTCTGGTGCACCAGGTGGTCGAGGAGGCGGCGGGCGAGCCGGTCGCGGCGGTCGGCACGGACGGCTGCGGGGCCCCTCTGATGGCGATCGGCCTGGTCGGGCTGGCGAGGGCGTTCCGGTCGTTCGTGCTGGCGGAGCCGGGGACGGCGGAGCGCCGGGTCGCGGACGCGATGCGCGCGCACCCCGAGTACGTCGCCGGTACCCGGCGTCCCGACACCTGGCTGATGCGGGAGGTGCCGGGGACGCTCTCGAAGATGGGGGCGGAGGCGGTGCAGGCGGTGGCGCTGGCGGACGGCCGGGCGCTGGCCTTCAAGATCGACGACGGCTCGGGGCGGGCACTCGGCCCGGTGCTGGCCCGCACGCTCGAACTGCTCGGCGTGGACGCCCCGGTGGTGTCCCGGATCGGCCGGGCGCCGCTGCTGGGCGGGGCGGCGGAGGTCGGCGAAATCCGCACGACATTCTGA
- a CDS encoding GNAT family N-acetyltransferase, protein MSPEVRTVTATEYPDWMRAVGTGFLRAAKPSEEEIAGRLAHTDLSRVRGAFDGGRCVATFRSFAQELTVVGGATVRADAISGVTVTPTHRRRGLLSRMMAADLAAAKERGEAVATLIAAEYPIYGRYGFGPATWTAEWDIDVPRAGLDPRWAGPSAADGGGRIEMADGAEIRKLGPGLHARLAARRPGVISRDERWWERGTGVDVPAHEGWTEPFYAVHRAADGEVDGLVVYSTDDNWGDGKQPLNKATVRQLIGVTPAAERALWHFVCSIDWITTVRSGYRAPDDLLPLLLPDPRAARIVTLADWLWVRVLDVTRAMEARTYAAEADLVLEIHDSAGLAGGRFRLDVSPSGASCAPTTRSADLTLDVRELGALYLGDESVRRLVDLGRVEENRPGAADSAELALRTGRRPWCPDVF, encoded by the coding sequence ATGAGCCCTGAGGTCCGTACCGTTACCGCCACCGAATATCCCGACTGGATGCGTGCCGTGGGCACCGGCTTCCTCCGCGCCGCGAAGCCGTCGGAGGAGGAGATCGCGGGGCGGCTGGCCCACACCGACCTCTCGCGCGTGCGGGGGGCGTTCGATGGCGGGCGGTGCGTGGCGACGTTCCGCTCGTTCGCCCAGGAACTGACCGTCGTCGGCGGTGCGACGGTGCGGGCCGACGCGATCAGCGGGGTGACGGTGACGCCCACCCATCGCCGCCGCGGACTGCTGAGCCGGATGATGGCGGCGGACCTGGCGGCGGCGAAGGAACGCGGCGAGGCCGTCGCCACGCTGATCGCCGCCGAGTACCCGATCTACGGCCGGTACGGGTTCGGCCCGGCCACCTGGACCGCGGAGTGGGATATCGACGTCCCGAGGGCCGGTCTCGACCCCCGTTGGGCGGGCCCGTCCGCGGCGGACGGCGGCGGCAGGATCGAGATGGCCGACGGGGCGGAGATACGGAAGCTGGGCCCCGGACTCCACGCCCGCCTCGCCGCCCGACGGCCCGGTGTCATCAGCCGGGACGAGCGCTGGTGGGAGCGCGGCACCGGCGTGGACGTCCCCGCGCACGAGGGCTGGACCGAGCCGTTCTACGCGGTCCACCGTGCCGCCGACGGTGAGGTCGACGGCCTCGTCGTCTACTCCACCGACGACAACTGGGGCGACGGCAAGCAGCCGTTGAACAAGGCGACCGTGCGGCAGTTGATCGGGGTGACCCCGGCGGCGGAACGGGCGCTGTGGCACTTCGTCTGCTCGATCGACTGGATCACCACGGTCCGTTCCGGCTACCGGGCCCCCGACGATCTGCTGCCCCTGCTCCTCCCGGACCCCCGCGCCGCCCGCATCGTCACCCTGGCGGACTGGCTGTGGGTGCGTGTCCTGGACGTCACCCGGGCGATGGAGGCCCGTACGTACGCCGCCGAGGCCGATCTGGTGCTGGAGATCCACGACTCCGCGGGCCTGGCGGGCGGCCGTTTCCGGCTGGACGTCTCACCGTCCGGGGCGAGCTGTGCCCCGACCACGAGGAGCGCCGATCTGACCCTGGACGTGCGGGAGCTGGGTGCGCTGTACCTGGGTGACGAGTCGGTGCGGCGGCTGGTGGACCTGGGCCGGGTCGAGGAGAACCGGCCGGGCGCCGCGGACTCGGCGGAACTGGCACTGCGGACGGGGCGGCGCCCCTGGTGCCCGGACGTGTTCTGA
- a CDS encoding ABC transporter permease produces MSDASGALGHAAVMTGRSLRISRRNIDAVITSMMLPIMLMLIFVYFFGGAIDTGTRYDSYVMYVVPGVLLLCAGFGSATTAVAVSEDMKGGIIDRFRSLDVGGTSVLAGHVVASTVRNLVSTTLVFGVAVLIGFRPAATVGGWLAVAAVLLAYIVALSWISAAIGLLARTPEAAGGFTFFMSFLPYPSSAFVPIDSMPGWLHGFADHQPITPAIESLRGLLLNQPVGNTPWIALTWAAGILLVAVALSGVLFRARTR; encoded by the coding sequence ATGTCTGACGCATCCGGAGCCCTCGGCCACGCGGCGGTCATGACCGGCCGCAGCCTGCGCATCAGCCGCCGCAACATCGACGCGGTCATCACCTCGATGATGCTCCCGATCATGCTGATGCTGATCTTCGTCTACTTCTTCGGCGGCGCGATCGACACCGGCACGCGGTACGACTCGTACGTCATGTACGTCGTCCCCGGAGTGCTGCTCCTGTGCGCCGGATTCGGCTCCGCCACGACCGCCGTGGCCGTCAGCGAGGACATGAAGGGCGGCATCATCGACCGCTTCCGCTCGCTGGACGTGGGCGGTACGTCGGTGCTGGCCGGCCATGTGGTGGCGAGCACCGTACGCAACCTCGTCTCCACGACACTGGTCTTCGGCGTGGCCGTGCTGATCGGCTTCCGCCCGGCGGCCACCGTCGGCGGCTGGCTCGCCGTGGCCGCCGTGCTCCTGGCCTACATCGTGGCGCTGTCCTGGATCTCGGCGGCGATCGGCCTGCTCGCCCGGACCCCGGAGGCGGCGGGCGGATTCACGTTCTTCATGTCGTTCCTGCCGTACCCGAGCAGCGCGTTCGTCCCGATCGACTCGATGCCCGGCTGGCTGCACGGCTTCGCCGACCACCAGCCGATCACCCCGGCCATCGAGTCCCTGCGCGGGCTCCTGCTGAACCAGCCGGTGGGCAACACCCCCTGGATCGCGCTGACCTGGGCGGCGGGCATCCTGCTGGTGGCGGTGGCGCTCTCGGGGGTGCTGTTCAGGGCCCGGACCCGGTAG
- a CDS encoding ATP-binding cassette domain-containing protein: MAYAEGGSIVIIESDRSRRSDARATGRYAIEAHGLTKSYGKPAVRVLDGIDLGVERSTVFALLGPNGAGKTTAVRILATLTAADSGTARVAGYDIVAERDRVRRSISLTGQFAAVDETQTGEENLRMMARLTGLSRSAARRRAEELLIRFDLTDAARRQARTYSGGMRRRLDLAAGLVGSPEPGVFFLDEPTTGLDPRSRQQLWQVVRGLAERGATVLLTTQYLEEADQLADRIAVLNKGRIVAEGTADSLKTRIAGHRLDLVLTSREAYLRLAGRAVHHSPETLTLGLPTDGTAAHVRALLDEIDPARTEVARLTVHTATLDDVFLALTTEVPAHV; encoded by the coding sequence ATGGCATACGCAGAAGGGGGATCGATCGTGATCATCGAGAGCGACAGAAGCCGACGGAGCGACGCACGGGCCACGGGCCGGTACGCCATCGAGGCCCACGGCCTCACCAAGTCCTACGGAAAACCGGCGGTACGGGTGCTGGACGGCATCGACCTCGGCGTCGAGCGTTCCACCGTGTTCGCCCTGCTCGGCCCCAACGGCGCGGGCAAGACCACCGCCGTACGCATCCTCGCCACGCTCACCGCGGCGGACTCCGGCACCGCACGCGTGGCCGGGTACGACATCGTCGCCGAGCGCGACCGGGTACGCCGCTCCATCAGCCTGACCGGGCAGTTCGCCGCCGTCGACGAGACACAGACCGGCGAGGAGAACCTGCGCATGATGGCCCGGCTGACCGGCCTCTCCCGCAGCGCCGCCCGGCGCCGGGCCGAGGAACTCCTCATCCGCTTCGACCTGACCGACGCGGCCCGCCGTCAGGCGCGTACGTACTCCGGGGGCATGCGCCGCCGGCTCGACCTGGCGGCCGGCCTCGTCGGATCGCCCGAGCCCGGCGTCTTCTTCCTCGACGAGCCGACGACCGGCCTGGACCCGCGCAGCCGCCAGCAGCTCTGGCAGGTCGTCCGCGGGCTCGCCGAACGCGGCGCGACGGTCCTGCTCACCACCCAGTACCTGGAGGAGGCCGACCAGCTCGCGGACCGGATCGCCGTCCTGAACAAGGGCCGGATCGTCGCCGAGGGCACCGCCGACAGCCTCAAGACACGCATCGCCGGGCACCGCCTCGATCTCGTCCTCACCAGCCGGGAGGCGTATCTCCGGCTGGCCGGACGCGCCGTCCACCACTCCCCCGAGACGCTCACCCTCGGCCTGCCCACGGACGGCACGGCGGCCCATGTCCGCGCCCTGCTGGACGAGATCGACCCCGCCCGCACCGAAGTGGCCCGCCTCACCGTGCACACCGCCACCCTCGACGATGTCTTCCTGGCCCTCACCACGGAGGTACCGGCCCATGTCTGA